In Lates calcarifer isolate ASB-BC8 linkage group LG4, TLL_Latcal_v3, whole genome shotgun sequence, a genomic segment contains:
- the LOC108880946 gene encoding enhancer of polycomb homolog 1 isoform X2 — protein sequence MVIPVPEAESNITYYDSLYPGDYKMPKQLIHIQPFSLDTEQPDYDLDSDDEAFVNKLKKKMEISFLQFEEMIDRLEKGSGQQLVSLPEAKLLLKEDDELIKEVFDYWSRKRKNSKANSLIPNVKQEKRDGSSTSDPYVAFRRRTEKMQTRKNRKNDEASYEKMLKLRRDLSRAVTILEMIKRREKSKRELLHLTLEIFEKRNVMSDFGGEVMAEVLAERALVRPQIIPLVPLTNQYRHQDHMDLKDYKSKPEKMEVPRQKRKYEKKQKVLPLSSGTPHHPGPAVFNAKDLNQYDFPSSDDEPFSQLHSGSSEAEEENDPDGAYAFRRKAGCQYYAARQDRVGSWPWCGPWEGGLAEARFRYSLTTLTVPRRCLGMARRRVGRGGRVLLDRAYTDFDNVFHGLDPEMLDLPLPPSSPPPTATSRSPAIDKFASTSETNTSDRSSSSFNSSLSSSSPSSTDLSQILLNIKSCRWRHFRPRTLPLHELDNAHPLFRRLSRGLKRPVSASTAGGQPYGSQRPGRVVPAPSPIAAFTAEQYQQHQEQLALMQKQQLEQIQLQQQANSTATANSTQGLANTLDQASAQFAASALVTADQLLALKTKEELALGGGVNGVLSPSGVYKGLHLSSTASPSPAAPAPPTTTPTPALLHPCTAATTTTSSTSATSNNNGTAHPANSTTTNTATTQVLLGNNNNNSLRLGVPTGKRVHAPRTLSATMPTSALKFPHATANCQKPKVATASASPLDIVPRENHEQDKPALNSLSENTVAMEVT from the exons CTTTCAGCTTGGACACAGAGCAGCCCGACTACGACCTGGACTCGGACGACGAGGCGTTCGTCAACAAGCTGAAAAAGAAGATGGAGATCAGCTTCCTGCAGTTTGAGGAGATGATCGACCGGCTGGAGAAAGGCAGCGGACAGCAG CTGGTGAGTCTTCCTGAGgccaaactgctgctgaaggaGGACGACGAGCTCATCAAGGAGGTCTTCGACTACTGGAGCcggaagaggaaaaacagcaagGCCAACTCACTCATCCCCAACGTCAAGCAGGAGAAGCGGGACGGCTCGAGCACCAGTGATCCCTACGTGGCCTTCCGACGGCGCACGGAGAAGATGCAAACCAGGAAG AATCGTAAGAACGACGAGGCGTCCTACGAGAAGATGCTGAAGCTACGCAGGGATCTCAGCCGAGCCGTCACCATCCTGGAGATGAtcaagaggagggagaagagcaagagagagctGCTGCACCTCACACTGGAGATCTTTGAGAAGAG aAACGTCATGTCAGACTTTGGTGGCGAGGTGATGGCAGAGGTTCTGGCTGAGCGGGCACTGGTGAGGCCGCAGATCATTCCCCTGGTCCCCCTCACCAACCAGTACAGACACCAGGACCACATGGACCTCAAGGACTACAAGTCCAAG CCCGAGAAGATGGAAGTTCCCCGGCAGAAGAGGAAGTACGAGAAGAAGCAGAAGGTGCTGCCTCTGTCGTCGGGCACCCCCCACCATCCGGGTCCCGCTGTCTTCAATGCCAAGGACCTCAACCAGTACGACTTCCCCAGTTCGGATGACGAGCCCTTCTCCCAG CTGCACTCAGGCTCAtcagaagcagaggaggagaacgaTCCAGATGGCGCCTACGCCTTTCGCAGGAAGGCAGGCTGCCAGTACTATGCT gctCGTCAGGATCGTGTGGGTAGCTGGCCGTGGTGTGGTCCTTGGGAGGGCGGTTTGGCAGAAGCTCGCTTTCGCTACAGTCTCACCACGCTCACCGTGCCGCGGCGCTGCCTGGGCATGGCGCGACGACGCGTGGGACGAGGCGGCAG ggTGTTGCTGGACAGGGCGTACACAGACTTTGACAATGTTTTCCACGGACTGGATCCAGAAATGCTCGACCTGCCTCTTcccccctcttcccctcctcccacaGCTACTTCACGCTCGCCGGCCATCGACAAGTTTGCCAGTACCTCAGAAACAAATACCTCGGACAGAAGTTCCTCCTCCTTCaactcctctctttcctcttcctccccatCTTCCACGGACCTCAGTCAGATACTGTTGAATATAAAGTCGTGCCGATGGAGGCACTTTAGACCACGGACACTACCACTACATGAGCTGGATAACGCCCACCCGCTATTCAGGAGGTTGAGTCGAGGCCTGAAGCGCCCGGTCTCTGCCTCCACAGCCGGGGGACAGCCCTACGGCTCTCAACGCCCGGGGAGGGTTGTCCCTGCGCCCTCGCCCATTGCTG CTTTCACAGCCGAACAGTACCAGCAGCATCAGGAGCAGCTGGCCCTGatgcagaaacagcagctggagcAGATCCAGCTGCAACAGCAAGCCAACAGCACCGCCACTGCCAACAGCACACAG GGTCTGGCGAACACGTTGGACCAGGCCAGCGCTCAGTTCGCCGCCTCAGCCCTCGTCACCGCCGACCAACTGCTGGCTCTAAAAACCAAGGAGGAGCTAGCCCTGGGAGGCGGAGTCAATGGCGTCCTCTCCCCCTCAG gtgTCTATAAGGGCTTGCACCTCTCGAGCACAGCGTCCCCATCCCCCGCCGCCCCGGCTCCTCCCACCACTACCCCGACACCGGCCCTACTCCACCCCTGCaccgccgccaccaccaccaccagctccaCCTCCGCCACCAGTAACAACAACGGCACCGCCCACCCTGCCAACTCCACCACCACTAACACCGCCACCACTCAGGTCCTGCtgggaaacaacaacaacaacagcctcCGTCTGGGTGTTCCCACCGGCAAGCGTGTCCACGCACCCCGGACACTGAGCGCCACCATGCCAACATCCGCCTTAAAGTTCCCCCACGCAACCGCCAACTGTCAGAAACCCAAGGTCGCTACGGCCTCAGCCTCGCCGCTGGACATAGTGCCCAG GGAGAATCACGAACAAGACAAGCCAGCACTAAACAGTCTATCAGAGAACACAGTGGCCATGGAGGTTACGTAG
- the LOC108880962 gene encoding arylsulfatase I, protein MQPAALALAVLSVFSSLDCLCAHRSKPNHTQHQNDETGPKQRNQPHIIFILTDDQGFNDIGYHNPTIKTPTLDKLAAEGVTLENYYVQPICTPSRSQLITGRYQIHTGLQHSIIRPSQPSCLPSHMDTLPERLREAGYTTHMVGKWHLGFYRRACLPTRKGFDSFFGSLTGSVDYYSYGSCDGPGLCGYDLHDDEGVAWGQEGKYSTMLFTQRARKILESHDPAGRPLFLLLSLQAVHTPLQPPKPYIYPYRDMANVARRKFAAMVSTVDEAVRNVTYALRKYGYYKNSVIIYSTDNGAQPFTGGSNWPLRGRKGTYWEGGVRGVAFVHSPLLRRRRRVSKALLHITDWFPTLVGLAGGNISQSQGLDGFDVWPAISEGKESPRQEILHNIDPLHKSPSQTTTWDEGSEEASVHTSKGPAFKKPKKKKVLKQQPKQKSGFKLKTTKKPWTFSHHAAKPKPNKPLPKLKHKPLPKSKPIPKPKTKAYSQHQSPSRYRPGTSRPKPQPQVQSRLGSKSRRTTSQKQHLSRLVSPRPKSKTQLRLHLKSISRRMLPQYQNTSLPQTSHPMPSQPLWDTSVQAAIRVGDWKLLTGDPGHGDWVPPQVLPTLPGRWWNLERSISSSHNSPTHKNIWLFNITGDPYERQDLADKRPDVVERLLARLAYYNQTAVPVYFPPDDPRANPSQHGGAWVPWVDEGEDEEGKYEGVYKKGKNNKKKRKKKRCRLCKLKAFFLKLNTRMMSNRI, encoded by the exons ATGCAGCCTGCCGCTCTGGCTCTGGCTGTGCTGAGTGTTTTCTCCAGCCTGGACTGCCTGTGTGCCCACAGGTCCAAACCAAACCACACTCAGCACCAGAACGACGAGACGGGACCGAAGCAGAGGAACCAGCCGCACATTATATTCATCCTCACGGACGaccag GGCTTCAATGACATCGGCTACCACAACCCGACCATCAAGACTCCCACTCTGGACAAACTGGCAGCGGAGGGCGTGACGCTGGAGAATTATTATGTTCAGCCGATCTGCACGCCGTCACGCAGCCAGCTCATCACCGGCAG ATATCAGATCCACACAGGACTACAGCACTCCATTATCAGACCCAGCCAGCCGAGCTGTCTGCCTTCACACATGGACACGCTGCCGGAGAGGCTCAGAGAGGCCGGATACACCACGCACATGGTCGGAAAGTGGCACCTGGGCTTCTACAG GAGAGCATGCCTGCCCACCAGGAAGGGTTTTGACAGCTTCTTTGGCTCTTTAACAGGAAGTGTGGATTACTACAG TTACGGGTCCTGTGACGGCCCGGGGTTGTGCGGGTACGATCTCCACGATGACGAGGGCGTTGCGTGGGGCCAGGAGGGAAAATACTCCACCATGCTCTTCACACAGAGAGCTCGCAAGATCCTGGAGAGTCACGACCCCGCGGGCAGGCCGctcttcctgctgctctccCTCCAG GCGGTCCACACTCCTCTACAGCCTCCGAAGCCCTACATCTACCCTTACCGCGACATGGCGAACGTTGCCAGGAGAAAGTTCGCCGCCATGGTTTCCACGGTGGACGAGGCGGTTCGAAACGTCACCTACGCCCTCAGGAAGTACGGATACTACAAGAACAGTGTCATCATTTACTCCACCGACAACGGCGCCCAGCCATTCACGGGAGGAAGCAACTGGCCGCTACGAGGCCGCAAG GGCACATATTGGGAGGGTGGAGTCCGTGGCGTGGCGTTTGTACACAGTCCTCTGCTGAGACGCAGGAGGCGAGTCTCCAAAGCTCTTCTCCACATCACTGACTGGTTCCCAACACTGGTCGGACTCGCCGGGGGAAACATCAGCCAG AGTCAGGGCCTGGATGGTTTCGACGTCTGGCCCGCCATCAGCGAGGGGAAAGAGTCACCTCGGCAGGAGATCCTCCACAACATCGACCCCCTGCACAAGTCTCCTTCTCAAACCACGACCTGGGACGAGGGCTCAGAGGAAGCTTCAG tcCACACATCAAAAGGCCCGGCATTTAAGAagccaaagaagaagaaggtccTGAAGCAGCAACCAAAGCAGAAGTCAGGGTTCAAGTTGAAAACCACCAAGAAACCTTGGACATTTTCTCATCATGCTGCTAAACCTAAACCGAACAAGCCCCTTCCCAAACTGAAGCACAAGCCCCTCCCGAAATCAAAGCCCATACCCAAACCCAAGACCAAAGCCTACTCTCAGCATCAGTCCCCGTCCCGTTACAGGCCAGGAACGTCCCGTCCCAAACCTCAGCCTCAGGTCCAGTCGCGTTTAGGGTCAAAGTCCAGACGGACCACGTCCCAGAAGCAGCACTTGTCACGGCTGGTGTCACCTCGGCCAAAATCCAAGACGCAGCTCAGGTTACATTTAAAGTCAATATCCAGGAGGATGTTACCCCAGTACCAGAACACGTCCCTGCCACAGACGTCCCATCCAATGCCGTCCCAGCCACTGTGGGACACGTCAGTCCAGGCTGCCATCAGAGTTGGAGACTGGAAGCTGCTAACAGGAGACCCAGGCCACGGAGACTGGGTCCCCCCACAG GTACTCCCCACTCTCCCGGGTCGCTGGTGGAACCTCGAACgttccatctcctcctcccacaATTCCCCCACCCACAAAAACATCTGGCTGTTCAACATCACGGGCGACCCGTACGAGCGGCAGGACCTGGCGGACAAGAGGCCGGACGTGGTCGAGCGGCTGCTGGCCCGGCTCGCTTACTACAACCAAACCGCCGTGCCGGTTTACTTCCCCCCTGACGACCCTCGGGCCAATCCGAGCCAGCACGGCGGCGCCTGGGTGCCCTGGGTGGACGAGGGGGAGGACGAGGAGGGGAAATACGAAGGGGTGTACAAGAAAGGTAAgaacaacaagaagaagaggaagaagaagaggtgccGGCTGTGCAAGCTGAAGGCGTTCTTTCTTAAACTGAACACCAGGATGATGTCCAATCGGATCTGA